A section of the Clostridium sp. TW13 genome encodes:
- a CDS encoding TetR/AcrR family transcriptional regulator, with protein MRVVKSPDERKQEILDAAIRVFARKGYEKTSITDIAKEINVSQGLCYRYFTSKEEMYDAAIDEYAEYIASQNIKKYPLQGKNLKQQILMMSGKVSDMTEVEKDHTDLYELFHKHGNQKLHDQLFLRVGEKFIPYVTKSIEEAKQRGETNILDPKTAAYFFVYGQMGVLMSKDIKEEDKVKRIQECIIDLLQLK; from the coding sequence ATGCGCGTAGTAAAGAGTCCAGATGAAAGAAAACAGGAGATCCTAGATGCTGCTATTAGAGTGTTTGCTAGAAAAGGATATGAAAAAACATCAATAACTGATATTGCTAAGGAGATTAATGTGTCTCAAGGACTTTGTTATAGGTATTTTACATCTAAAGAAGAAATGTATGATGCTGCTATAGATGAATATGCTGAGTATATTGCAAGTCAGAATATAAAAAAGTATCCACTTCAAGGTAAAAATTTAAAACAGCAGATTCTGATGATGAGTGGAAAAGTCAGTGATATGACGGAAGTTGAAAAAGATCATACAGATTTATATGAACTTTTTCATAAGCATGGAAATCAGAAGTTACACGATCAGCTTTTTTTGCGAGTGGGAGAAAAGTTTATACCATATGTTACAAAGTCAATAGAGGAAGCTAAACAGCGAGGTGAAACTAATATATTAGATCCCAAAACTGCAGCATACTTTTTTGTCTATGGTCAGATGGGTGTTCTTATGAGCAAAGATATTAAAGAGGAAGACAAAGTTAAAAGGATACAGGAGTGTATAATTGATTTACTCCAATTAAAGTAA
- a CDS encoding MATE family efflux transporter — protein sequence MKSEIDFVKGNTNQALIKMVVPLLLAMILMMAYNLVDSLWVGNLLGEEAYAALTNSTAIVMILSAIAMGSSNGVAILVSQTIGAGKKKEADSIIATILMLSAVFSIAVTVLIEVFLKQILIAMHTPSEILNMAYDYLYVYMIGYAVIFIYMHFTAIFRSFGDPVFQMKGMFISTIFNAVLNPIMIHFIGLSGSAWATVLSEIICLLFAVYYHKKKKLFELKLSNISFKYNIPLLKDAVPSALQGCMPAISSAMMIFLVSRFGVTTIAAYGVTSRLEILLFYPAMAMSMALTTIIGQCIGANRMDRAKAYVKSSLILGGVFLAVVSVLVIVFAGQLSGLFIHSSEASRIVKGYFEIVSIGYVLYMITSCFLGELNGMGKPAMSMILMFIYYIVIRIPLAAILVRSTLGMNGIWIAILVSHVLSSVIAVIFSVRARKNAAKDVCSIAC from the coding sequence ATGAAAAGTGAAATTGATTTTGTAAAAGGGAATACTAATCAGGCACTTATAAAAATGGTGGTGCCTCTACTACTTGCAATGATTTTGATGATGGCTTATAACCTAGTAGATAGTTTATGGGTAGGAAATCTTCTTGGAGAAGAGGCTTATGCTGCTCTTACTAATTCTACAGCTATTGTTATGATCTTAAGTGCTATAGCTATGGGGTCTAGTAATGGAGTTGCTATTTTAGTTTCGCAGACTATAGGAGCAGGAAAAAAGAAAGAAGCAGATAGTATTATCGCCACGATTTTAATGCTGTCAGCAGTATTTTCTATAGCGGTTACAGTTTTAATAGAGGTGTTTTTAAAGCAAATATTAATAGCCATGCATACTCCAAGTGAAATCTTAAATATGGCTTATGATTATTTATATGTCTATATGATTGGATATGCTGTAATATTTATATACATGCATTTTACAGCTATCTTCCGTTCCTTTGGAGATCCAGTTTTTCAGATGAAAGGAATGTTTATATCCACCATCTTCAACGCAGTGTTAAATCCTATAATGATTCATTTTATTGGACTTAGCGGATCAGCATGGGCTACAGTTTTATCAGAAATAATATGCTTACTGTTTGCTGTTTATTATCACAAGAAGAAAAAATTATTTGAACTAAAGCTTTCAAATATATCTTTTAAATATAATATACCATTATTAAAAGATGCTGTTCCATCTGCATTACAAGGTTGTATGCCTGCAATAAGTTCTGCTATGATGATATTTTTAGTAAGTAGATTTGGGGTTACTACTATAGCTGCTTATGGAGTAACAAGTAGACTAGAAATCCTATTGTTTTACCCAGCAATGGCCATGAGTATGGCACTTACGACTATTATAGGGCAGTGTATAGGTGCCAATAGGATGGATAGAGCCAAAGCTTATGTTAAGAGTAGCCTTATATTAGGGGGAGTATTTTTAGCAGTGGTTTCTGTTTTAGTAATTGTTTTTGCGGGACAGCTTTCAGGACTCTTTATTCATAGCAGTGAAGCTTCAAGGATTGTTAAAGGTTATTTTGAAATAGTCAGCATAGGCTATGTACTTTATATGATTACAAGTTGCTTCCTTGGAGAATTAAATGGTATGGGAAAACCAGCAATGAGCATGATTTTAATGTTCATCTATTATATTGTGATTCGTATTCCACTAGCAGCAATTTTAGTAAGAAGTACCTTAGGCATGAATGGGATTTGGATTGCAATTTTAGTTAGCCATGTTTTATCATCAGTAATAGCGGTTATTTTTTCTGTGCGAGCAAGGAAAAATGCAGCTAAGGATGTATGCAGTATTGCTTGCTAA
- a CDS encoding alpha/beta fold hydrolase, translated as MYVEMSDKVNLYVKQSGEGVPCLFIHGGPGEGSLDFEALGGNSLESFMQMIYFDQRGAARSGGTAEDDYSIKRIVEDIEEIRKKLGISKWIVMAHSFGGVIATNYVYKYQKFVDKLILLNCTLYMEDSLNNQVHYGTELLSEENLQYSEASSTLEKWQYVAGKLFEKNIFYKLQYDDYKNVLKLNEVGCQIKNFNTAMSNQTFSNKEYFANYFDLTKDITVPVLVIAGDRDYSIGPNHYKNFMFPNQRIKIMQGKHMIYLENNEELKSVIQEFIE; from the coding sequence ATGTACGTAGAAATGAGTGATAAAGTTAATTTATATGTAAAACAATCAGGTGAAGGAGTGCCTTGCTTATTTATTCATGGAGGTCCCGGAGAAGGCAGTCTTGATTTTGAAGCACTGGGTGGTAACTCTTTGGAGAGTTTTATGCAGATGATATATTTTGACCAAAGAGGAGCTGCAAGATCAGGTGGAACGGCTGAGGATGATTACTCTATTAAAAGAATAGTTGAAGATATCGAAGAAATACGAAAAAAATTAGGAATATCAAAGTGGATAGTAATGGCACATTCATTTGGTGGTGTTATAGCGACTAATTATGTTTACAAATATCAAAAATTTGTAGACAAACTTATTTTGTTAAATTGCACACTTTATATGGAAGATTCTCTTAATAACCAAGTACATTATGGAACTGAACTTTTATCTGAAGAAAATTTACAGTATTCAGAAGCTAGTTCAACTTTAGAAAAATGGCAGTATGTAGCTGGCAAGCTTTTTGAAAAAAATATCTTTTATAAGTTGCAGTATGATGACTATAAAAATGTGTTGAAGCTAAACGAGGTTGGCTGCCAAATAAAAAACTTTAATACAGCTATGTCTAATCAAACCTTTAGTAATAAAGAATATTTTGCAAATTATTTTGATCTCACAAAAGATATAACTGTTCCTGTACTTGTCATAGCTGGGGATAGAGACTATTCTATTGGACCAAATCACTATAAGAATTTCATGTTTCCTAACCAAAGGATAAAAATCATGCAAGGCAAACATATGATATACCTTGAGAATAATGAAGAACTTAAATCAGTTATCCAAGAGTTCATTGAATAA
- a CDS encoding LytR/AlgR family response regulator transcription factor, whose translation MKIAIVEDNELHQKVILENLRSIDHEKCYEILVFNDASSFLFEFEDTRFDALLLDIEMPDMNGVELAAKVRSIDSDIPIAFITGEKDYVFDGYMVEAIGYLLKPIESKSLQDLMKRIEKKMVVKEPVVLIKNQDGVESVKQSAILYIESNDHKTEVVTAAKVYSSNQKLYEWEEILNSNMFQKIHRCTLVNLNHLQKILKKECEVDNGKSLSIARGQWEPLMQAYLRNQRGKHI comes from the coding sequence ATGAAAATTGCGATTGTAGAGGATAATGAGCTTCATCAAAAAGTAATTTTAGAGAATTTACGAAGTATAGACCATGAAAAGTGTTATGAGATTCTAGTTTTTAATGATGCATCCTCTTTTCTGTTTGAATTTGAAGATACTAGATTTGATGCTCTGTTGCTTGATATTGAGATGCCTGATATGAATGGAGTTGAACTGGCTGCAAAAGTGAGAAGTATTGATTCTGACATTCCTATAGCTTTTATTACCGGGGAAAAGGATTACGTGTTTGATGGGTATATGGTTGAGGCTATTGGATACTTATTGAAGCCAATTGAGTCTAAAAGTTTACAGGATTTAATGAAGAGAATTGAGAAAAAAATGGTTGTAAAGGAACCTGTTGTATTGATAAAAAATCAGGATGGAGTTGAATCTGTTAAGCAATCAGCCATTCTATATATTGAAAGTAATGACCATAAGACAGAGGTGGTTACTGCTGCAAAAGTTTATTCTTCTAATCAAAAATTGTATGAATGGGAGGAAATATTAAACTCAAATATGTTTCAAAAAATTCACCGTTGCACACTAGTTAATTTGAATCATCTTCAGAAGATATTGAAGAAGGAATGTGAAGTTGATAATGGGAAGAGTTTGTCTATTGCTAGGGGGCAGTGGGAACCATTGATGCAAGCCTACCTTAGAAACCAGAGAGGAAAGCACATATGA
- a CDS encoding sensor histidine kinase yields MIWTGLSIEIIALIGLVYFFVSKTSLDKGIAQYIIGVVVLLGLVFVPMIWLTRLLQVVVLFVYLVFYDQKQFKEELKWFLPLVSIYFMFSFLPLSWLTNGIFLIVLVWVIFSLNIANMVLLACFSTLIFFLPASITTNLLLLFIMIIINESRSNLEKRFQFSYDSFQRSLINEQYQEIKNVYLQMRGWRHDYHNHIQTMKAYLSMKELDKLDDYFNELQSDLDSVDNMIKSGNIMMDAILNSKITIMNRESIAVNCKVMLPEELTINDIDLCVIVGNLLDNAIEACRAIPAEKRFIRIFSELAGKQFYLSIQNSATEQIDFNQKNYISSKRGEHGFGMKRVSLLVDKYGGYLNLQNEPGIFASEIIIPIN; encoded by the coding sequence ATGATTTGGACAGGATTATCAATTGAGATAATAGCACTTATAGGCTTGGTGTACTTTTTTGTAAGTAAAACATCACTGGATAAAGGAATTGCACAATATATAATTGGAGTAGTTGTACTTTTAGGGCTTGTTTTTGTACCAATGATTTGGTTGACTAGGCTTTTGCAAGTAGTTGTTCTCTTTGTTTATTTAGTGTTCTATGATCAAAAACAATTTAAAGAAGAACTGAAGTGGTTCCTTCCATTGGTATCTATCTATTTTATGTTTTCTTTTCTTCCACTTTCATGGTTAACAAACGGTATTTTCTTAATTGTCTTAGTTTGGGTTATATTTTCCTTAAATATTGCGAACATGGTACTTTTAGCTTGCTTTAGTACTCTGATTTTCTTTCTACCAGCATCAATAACTACTAATCTTTTGCTTTTGTTCATCATGATAATAATCAATGAAAGTAGAAGCAATTTAGAAAAAAGATTTCAATTTAGTTATGACAGCTTTCAAAGGAGCTTGATTAATGAACAGTATCAAGAAATAAAGAATGTCTATCTTCAGATGAGAGGCTGGAGGCATGATTATCATAATCATATACAGACTATGAAGGCATATTTATCAATGAAAGAATTGGACAAGTTAGATGATTATTTTAATGAACTTCAATCAGATCTTGATTCTGTGGATAATATGATTAAATCAGGAAATATAATGATGGATGCTATTTTGAATAGTAAAATAACAATTATGAATAGAGAGAGCATAGCAGTGAATTGTAAAGTTATGCTACCTGAAGAGCTGACAATAAATGATATTGATTTATGTGTTATTGTTGGCAATCTCTTAGATAATGCAATAGAAGCTTGCAGAGCTATTCCAGCTGAAAAGAGATTTATTCGTATTTTCTCAGAGCTTGCAGGAAAACAGTTTTATCTTTCTATCCAAAATAGTGCAACAGAACAAATTGATTTTAATCAAAAGAATTATATCTCTTCAAAGCGAGGGGAGCATGGTTTTGGTATGAAGAGAGTGTCTCTTCTTGTGGATAAATACGGAGGGTATTTAAATCTGCAAAATGAACCAGGTATTTTTGCTAGTGAAATAATTATCCCTATCAATTGA
- a CDS encoding ABC transporter ATP-binding protein: MSTIIKNIKFVWRMWKKEYGRGAAIFTFFALLFQVLLPVISVYLPKWIMHEFQMKIEDSKMILFVIGVMLAYLVLNIVSGYMQSKLSTDLFIMRIDQIPYVMEKSLDFPHDFMSSDEGKITIEKAKEAILSGNEIGPEGFFNNLTSIIRNIIVVVIFSILSAKLHPLIAIVILITSSIRLIKDYKNQKWESYIQDKEKSIFYSRFNTYQKCIDTKLGKDVRLYSIQEWFKNKFEKLRSQSFKIYSRRYNNQTSSSIIAVVMELIRDFVCYGFLLYEISEQRITVSEFVLYLGVISTISIYINQAYQSANDMMRNNIIIDNYRNYMEADIASEDSYPCHIPEADGYRIELQHVDFGYRDKKVIDDMNLIIEANQKVALVGANGAGKTTLIKLISGLYHPQRGKILINDVDISLVNPKEVYRVTSLVFQDVILFANSIAENISSSIPTKIDIEKLEKAIEKSGFAKDVQKLQKGYETNLTTFIDEGGINLSGGQQQKLMLAKALYKDAPMLILDEPTAALDPIAESELYEQYSDLTKNKTSIFISHRLSSTQFCDRVLFMAQGKIVQDGTHKQLMEVDGPYRTMFSIQAHYYQEEVKDNE; this comes from the coding sequence ATGTCTACGATTATTAAGAATATTAAATTTGTTTGGAGAATGTGGAAAAAAGAATATGGTAGAGGTGCTGCTATATTTACTTTTTTTGCATTGCTATTTCAAGTTTTATTGCCAGTTATATCTGTTTATCTACCAAAGTGGATAATGCACGAATTTCAAATGAAAATTGAAGATAGCAAAATGATTCTATTTGTTATTGGTGTGATGCTAGCTTATTTGGTTTTAAATATAGTTAGTGGATATATGCAAAGCAAATTGTCTACTGATTTGTTTATTATGAGAATTGATCAGATTCCTTATGTAATGGAGAAATCTCTTGATTTTCCTCATGATTTTATGAGCAGTGATGAAGGAAAAATCACAATTGAAAAAGCCAAGGAAGCTATCTTATCAGGTAATGAGATAGGGCCTGAAGGATTTTTCAATAATCTTACTAGCATTATAAGGAATATTATAGTAGTTGTTATATTTTCAATATTGTCAGCAAAACTGCATCCATTGATAGCAATTGTTATTTTGATAACTTCATCAATTAGACTTATTAAAGATTATAAAAATCAAAAATGGGAGAGCTATATTCAGGATAAGGAAAAATCAATCTTTTACAGTAGGTTTAATACCTATCAAAAGTGTATAGATACTAAGCTTGGGAAGGATGTTAGGCTTTATAGTATTCAAGAATGGTTTAAGAATAAGTTTGAGAAATTACGTTCTCAAAGTTTTAAAATTTACAGCAGAAGATATAATAATCAAACCTCATCTTCAATAATAGCTGTTGTAATGGAGCTTATTAGAGATTTTGTATGTTATGGCTTTCTTTTATATGAAATTTCGGAGCAAAGAATAACTGTAAGTGAATTTGTTTTATATTTAGGAGTTATATCAACCATAAGTATATATATAAATCAAGCCTATCAATCTGCTAATGATATGATGAGAAATAACATAATTATTGATAATTACCGTAACTACATGGAGGCAGACATAGCTTCTGAGGATTCTTATCCATGTCATATTCCTGAAGCAGATGGGTATCGTATAGAATTACAACATGTAGATTTTGGATATAGAGATAAGAAAGTAATAGATGATATGAATCTGATAATTGAAGCAAATCAAAAGGTGGCTTTGGTAGGGGCTAATGGAGCTGGAAAAACTACATTGATAAAGCTGATTAGTGGTCTTTATCATCCTCAAAGAGGAAAGATCTTGATAAATGATGTGGATATCAGTCTTGTTAATCCAAAGGAAGTATATAGAGTAACCAGTTTGGTATTTCAAGACGTTATTCTTTTTGCAAATAGCATTGCTGAGAATATTTCTTCTTCTATTCCTACAAAAATAGATATTGAAAAGTTAGAAAAGGCAATAGAAAAATCAGGGTTTGCAAAAGATGTTCAAAAACTTCAGAAAGGATATGAAACTAATCTTACAACCTTTATTGATGAGGGAGGAATCAATTTATCAGGAGGTCAACAGCAAAAATTAATGTTGGCAAAGGCTTTATACAAAGATGCACCAATGCTAATTTTAGATGAGCCAACAGCTGCTCTTGATCCAATTGCAGAATCAGAATTGTATGAACAATATAGTGATTTAACAAAGAATAAGACATCCATATTTATTTCTCACAGACTAAGTTCAACTCAATTTTGTGATAGAGTACTTTTTATGGCTCAAGGAAAGATTGTTCAGGATGGAACTCATAAACAGCTAATGGAAGTAGATGGGCCATATAGAACAATGTTTAGCATACAAGCACATTATTATCAGGAGGAGGTGAAGGATAATGAATAA
- a CDS encoding ABC transporter ATP-binding protein, which translates to MNKSNLKGMSMRVFLLIKRFYPLDHSLIPLLLLNSLLGALVPYIPIVLSAPILNDLIDKRYDEGLKWIIIMVVAVAISNIALELVKNAYLKHARNVQIKVDSLIYLKPLEVDYETLEDGKTMTDFVNAITSLRYQGNYFNVLQYLNQSIQDCISFIFSSVLVIGLCLAAGSTDNWLEIITNPIFSIAIIVVFIAFVSGILAKLIKYCNEQIFKLFKDKLQSEKMAGYAWTLLGAEEKSKVIHSYQMQESINNLVKTASDKVAANYKRECKYWNFQSVANSGASGVITAFAYVLCSFKVLAHAISLGSLVQYSQAIVQMNSSIIDIVSSYQQLSKLMVYFNEITEYLDLPNKFETGTIPVEKRSDHEYEFEFENVSFHYPNQEKHVLKNINCKLKLHDKMAIVGPNGAGKTTFIKLLIRLYEPTSGVIKLNGVDIRKYNYQEYLNLFSVVFQDFGLYGDNIDENVSCRTKYDSNLVNECLLKAGLSEKFIGGDRVLADSSDDKRDAGAFIGEESSNKHSGGENQKVALARALYKNAPVVILDEPTAALDPLSEFDIYQRFYSLVQDKTTLYISHRMSSCRFCNDIIVFDNGEIEERGSHDELIANAGLYSRLWNAQAQYYVEQN; encoded by the coding sequence ATGAATAAATCAAATTTAAAAGGTATGTCAATGCGAGTATTCTTGCTAATTAAGAGATTTTATCCATTAGATCACTCTTTGATTCCGTTACTTTTACTTAATAGCCTTTTAGGAGCTTTGGTGCCATATATTCCTATAGTTTTAAGTGCACCTATTTTAAATGATTTGATCGATAAAAGATATGATGAAGGTTTGAAGTGGATAATTATCATGGTGGTTGCAGTAGCCATTAGTAATATAGCTCTTGAATTAGTTAAAAATGCATATTTGAAGCATGCTAGAAATGTTCAAATCAAAGTTGATTCATTAATTTATCTTAAGCCACTGGAAGTTGATTATGAAACACTAGAGGATGGTAAGACAATGACTGATTTTGTGAATGCTATTACTTCATTGCGTTATCAAGGAAACTATTTTAATGTTTTACAGTATCTAAATCAAAGTATCCAAGATTGTATATCATTTATTTTTTCTTCTGTTTTAGTGATAGGCTTATGTTTGGCGGCAGGCAGTACTGATAATTGGTTGGAAATTATAACAAACCCTATCTTTTCTATAGCTATAATTGTAGTTTTTATTGCCTTTGTAAGTGGAATTCTTGCTAAGTTAATTAAGTACTGTAATGAACAGATTTTCAAACTGTTTAAAGATAAACTCCAGTCAGAAAAAATGGCTGGCTATGCGTGGACTCTTCTTGGAGCTGAAGAAAAATCTAAGGTGATTCATAGCTATCAGATGCAGGAGAGCATCAATAATCTTGTTAAAACAGCATCTGATAAGGTTGCAGCAAACTACAAAAGAGAATGTAAGTATTGGAATTTTCAATCTGTTGCTAATTCAGGTGCAAGTGGCGTGATAACTGCCTTTGCTTATGTGTTATGTAGCTTTAAGGTGTTAGCACATGCTATTTCATTGGGTTCACTTGTTCAATATAGTCAAGCTATTGTGCAAATGAATTCTTCCATAATTGACATTGTTAGTTCTTATCAACAACTTTCAAAGCTTATGGTCTACTTCAATGAAATTACTGAATATCTTGATCTTCCTAATAAGTTTGAAACAGGTACAATTCCAGTTGAAAAGCGAAGTGACCATGAATATGAGTTTGAATTTGAAAATGTAAGTTTTCACTATCCAAATCAAGAGAAGCATGTATTGAAGAATATAAATTGCAAACTAAAATTACATGATAAGATGGCTATTGTTGGGCCAAATGGAGCAGGAAAAACAACATTTATTAAGTTATTGATTAGATTGTATGAACCCACAAGTGGTGTAATTAAGTTAAATGGTGTGGATATACGTAAATATAATTATCAAGAGTATTTGAACTTGTTCTCAGTTGTATTTCAGGATTTTGGATTATATGGAGATAATATAGATGAGAATGTTTCCTGCAGAACAAAGTATGATAGTAATTTAGTTAATGAGTGTTTGTTAAAGGCTGGACTATCTGAGAAGTTTATTGGAGGGGATAGAGTTTTGGCTGACAGTTCAGATGACAAGAGAGATGCTGGAGCTTTTATTGGAGAAGAATCATCAAATAAGCATAGTGGGGGTGAAAATCAAAAAGTAGCTTTGGCAAGAGCGTTATACAAAAATGCTCCTGTAGTTATTTTGGATGAACCGACTGCAGCTCTTGATCCTTTAAGCGAATTTGATATATATCAGCGTTTTTATAGCTTGGTACAGGATAAGACAACCTTGTATATTTCACATAGAATGAGCAGCTGTCGTTTTTGTAATGATATTATTGTGTTCGATAATGGTGAAATTGAAGAAAGAGGTAGTCACGATGAACTTATTGCTAATGCTGGGTTATACAGCCGATTATGGAATGCTCAAGCTCAATATTATGTAGAACAGAATTAG
- a CDS encoding DUF2971 domain-containing protein: MESKFSEIATVDDVNKFIEKINYVYIDQKKEERILYHYTSGESLKGIIEDEELRITKSEFLNDKGEIKYTHSTILKIIDEFMASNPSEEEDGFKSLIERGIDEEEFLADSYVMPFSTNKDSNLLWSNYANNDGYNIGFRYPEIEEILNLNINGSKDKFLDQAAVVLSNNVIYDEDKQREYLSTEIICMYKIYIYCKKNEQLDKFFEYISKNKVNIFLHSLFFKASCFKQEEEFRIVIMPGNRVNSANSLKCRFTNGVFIPYFKSSIINNSSGKIRLPIESITIGPKNNLDIAENGLRYFLNLNDLDENMVKIKKSNIPYRY, translated from the coding sequence ATGGAAAGTAAATTTAGTGAGATAGCTACAGTTGATGATGTTAATAAATTTATAGAGAAGATAAATTATGTATATATAGATCAGAAGAAAGAAGAGAGGATTTTATACCATTATACTAGCGGTGAAAGCTTGAAGGGAATAATTGAAGATGAGGAACTTAGGATAACGAAAAGTGAATTTCTCAATGACAAAGGAGAAATAAAATATACCCATAGCACCATATTAAAAATTATAGATGAATTTATGGCAAGCAATCCTTCAGAGGAAGAGGATGGATTTAAAAGCTTAATTGAAAGAGGTATTGATGAGGAGGAATTTTTAGCTGATTCATATGTAATGCCCTTTAGTACAAATAAAGATTCTAATTTACTTTGGTCCAATTATGCTAATAATGATGGATACAATATTGGATTTAGATATCCTGAAATAGAGGAAATATTGAATTTAAATATAAATGGAAGTAAAGATAAATTTTTAGATCAGGCAGCAGTAGTATTATCGAACAATGTTATTTATGATGAAGATAAGCAAAGAGAATATTTATCAACAGAAATAATATGCATGTATAAGATATATATTTATTGTAAGAAAAATGAACAGTTGGATAAGTTTTTTGAATATATAAGTAAGAACAAAGTTAATATATTTTTGCATTCATTGTTTTTTAAGGCAAGTTGTTTCAAACAAGAAGAGGAGTTTAGAATAGTTATAATGCCAGGTAATAGGGTGAACAGTGCAAATAGTCTAAAATGTAGATTTACTAATGGTGTGTTCATTCCATATTTTAAATCATCAATAATTAATAATTCTAGTGGAAAGATTAGGCTACCAATAGAGTCAATCACAATTGGACCTAAGAATAATTTAGATATAGCAGAAAATGGGCTAAGGTATTTTCTAAATTTAAATGATTTGGATGAAAATATGGTTAAAATTAAGAAATCTAATATACCTTATAGATATTGA
- a CDS encoding glycosyl hydrolase family 8, which translates to MIHNKALINLYSQEKLNDTLIYFYSLWKKRYLRTVENVSTQMEYLFYSLDQPTANNAVTVSEAMGYAAVIFPLMSRFDVDAKNHFIRTYNYIKNYPSVYNKNLMAWQQIKTPDGKIVNAEEKTDSATDGDMDISYGLLLAHKLWGKNDKISYKDEAIKRINDLLDSCVDKTDYIITLGDWVQGIPNSTFKNVTRSSDFMMHHLIEFGKANPAKTAQLRKVMDRINSIINDQLMRESKDTGLMPDFFIKSGDKYIAPKKKVLESSHDGDYFTNSCRTPWRYSMDILFNNYKVTKQMNTLNNWIRKTTSQAAKNIKSGYYIANGTPGSSFGTSDNLAFIAPFLVASLTEPGNDQWTLDIWKVLMEKPIEKCTFYENTLKLMAMIIATGNWFSPSSTEYVMKNRSQYNIHI; encoded by the coding sequence ATGATTCATAATAAAGCCTTAATCAATCTATATTCCCAAGAAAAATTAAACGACACTTTAATATATTTCTATAGTCTTTGGAAAAAACGCTATTTAAGAACTGTTGAAAATGTTTCTACACAAATGGAATATCTCTTTTATTCTTTGGATCAACCCACTGCTAACAATGCTGTTACTGTATCAGAAGCTATGGGGTATGCTGCTGTTATCTTCCCTCTTATGAGCAGATTTGATGTTGATGCTAAAAACCACTTCATTCGAACTTACAACTATATAAAGAATTACCCTAGTGTCTATAATAAAAATTTGATGGCATGGCAACAAATCAAAACTCCCGATGGGAAAATAGTTAATGCAGAGGAGAAAACAGATTCTGCTACTGATGGAGATATGGATATCAGTTATGGTCTACTTCTTGCTCATAAGCTTTGGGGTAAAAATGATAAAATTTCTTATAAAGACGAAGCGATAAAAAGAATAAATGATTTACTCGATAGTTGCGTTGACAAAACTGATTATATTATTACCCTAGGAGATTGGGTTCAAGGAATTCCTAACAGTACATTTAAAAATGTCACAAGAAGCTCTGATTTTATGATGCATCATTTAATTGAATTTGGCAAAGCTAACCCTGCCAAAACTGCTCAGTTGAGAAAGGTGATGGATAGAATCAATTCAATAATTAATGATCAATTGATGCGGGAAAGTAAGGATACAGGACTAATGCCTGACTTCTTTATAAAATCTGGAGATAAGTACATTGCACCCAAGAAAAAGGTGTTGGAAAGTTCTCATGACGGTGATTATTTTACTAATAGTTGTAGAACTCCTTGGAGATATTCTATGGACATATTGTTTAATAACTATAAGGTAACAAAACAAATGAATACATTAAATAATTGGATAAGGAAGACTACAAGTCAAGCTGCCAAAAATATAAAATCAGGTTACTACATTGCTAATGGCACTCCAGGCTCTAGTTTCGGAACAAGTGATAATTTAGCATTCATAGCTCCATTTTTAGTTGCTTCACTAACTGAACCAGGGAATGACCAATGGACCTTAGATATTTGGAAAGTGCTAATGGAAAAACCTATAGAAAAGTGTACCTTCTATGAAAATACACTTAAGCTTATGGCCATGATAATTGCCACAGGAAATTGGTTTAGCCCAAGCAGCACTGAATATGTAATGAAAAATCGAAGTCAGTATAATATTCATATTTAA